The following are from one region of the Patescibacteria group bacterium genome:
- a CDS encoding 3'-5' exonuclease codes for MFKFEDKIKKLLKLDRPLVIFDIEATGPVFSKDRIIELAYIKIFPGKKITLSEDILINPETKISLEASQIHGIKEEDVKGRPTFKQMAQKIWDVFNKSYYGGYSITNFDLPLLKREFLRVGMDFNYTFDDIIDSRVIFDYMEPRNVSFAHKYYCGKGEVETPRARGEVKAMMEIFKKQLKKYEEIRSPEFIRKIHKAKSDRFVDSTVKFYWHWGEAYFAFGKHKGRPLNQVAKEDQEYLKWILEADFSDETKNIIAEALKIRTKKARRKKAAKA; via the coding sequence ATGTTCAAATTCGAAGATAAAATAAAAAAACTTTTGAAGCTGGACCGGCCGTTGGTAATTTTTGATATTGAAGCGACCGGGCCGGTTTTTTCCAAAGACCGGATAATTGAACTGGCGTACATTAAAATTTTTCCCGGAAAAAAAATCACTCTGTCCGAGGATATATTAATTAATCCCGAGACGAAGATTTCTCTGGAGGCCTCGCAAATCCATGGGATAAAAGAGGAGGATGTTAAAGGCCGGCCTACTTTTAAGCAAATGGCCCAAAAAATTTGGGATGTTTTTAATAAATCGTATTACGGCGGCTATAGCATAACCAATTTCGATCTGCCGCTTTTGAAGCGGGAATTTTTGAGGGTGGGCATGGATTTTAACTATACCTTTGACGACATTATCGATTCGCGGGTAATTTTCGATTATATGGAGCCGAGAAACGTTTCTTTCGCCCATAAATATTATTGCGGCAAAGGCGAGGTTGAGACGCCAAGAGCCAGGGGGGAAGTAAAGGCCATGATGGAAATTTTCAAAAAGCAATTGAAAAAATACGAAGAGATAAGAAGCCCGGAATTTATAAGGAAAATCCATAAAGCTAAAAGCGACCGCTTTGTTGATTCGACCGTAAAATTTTATTGGCATTGGGGCGAAGCTTATTTTGCTTTCGGTAAGCATAAAGGCCGGCCTTTAAACCAGGTAGCCAAAGAAGATCAGGAATACTTAAAATGGATTTTAGAGGCGGATTTTTCCGACGAGACAAAAAACATCATCGCCGAGGCGCTGAAGATCCGGACTAAAAAGGCGAGAAGAAAGAAAGCCGCTAAAGCTTAG
- the ruvB gene encoding Holliday junction branch migration DNA helicase RuvB produces MEKNETDRIISAREANGDRALDLSLRPSILNEYVGQENIKKNLEISIQAARGRGEPLDHILLYGAPGLGKTTLAHVISNEIGSNIRITSGPAIEKTGDLAAILTNLGEGDILFIDEIHRLNRTIEEILYPAMEDYALDIIIGKGPSARTLRIDLPKFTIIGATTKTSLISAPLRDRFGMVYHLNFYELDDIEKIISRSASILNVNMGENSSAQIAQRSRRTPRVANRLLKRVRDFCEVKGDGLVNGEICQGAFELLEVDELGLDSVDRKILEIIIDKFGGGPVGVNTLAAATGEDMDTIEDVYEPYLLRLGFLDRSMRGRVATDLAFRHLGRERKGQNKLV; encoded by the coding sequence ATGGAAAAAAACGAAACCGACAGAATAATCTCCGCCCGGGAGGCAAACGGCGACCGCGCTCTTGATTTATCCTTGCGGCCTTCGATTTTAAATGAATACGTCGGCCAGGAAAATATTAAGAAGAACCTGGAGATTTCCATCCAGGCGGCCCGCGGCCGGGGCGAGCCGTTAGACCATATTTTATTATACGGCGCGCCGGGGTTAGGAAAAACTACGCTCGCGCACGTAATTTCCAACGAAATCGGATCCAATATCAGGATTACCTCCGGACCGGCCATCGAAAAGACCGGCGATTTGGCGGCGATCCTTACTAATCTCGGCGAAGGGGATATTTTGTTTATCGATGAAATCCACCGCCTGAACCGGACTATAGAGGAGATACTTTATCCGGCCATGGAAGATTACGCTCTGGATATCATTATCGGCAAAGGCCCTTCGGCCCGGACTCTGCGCATTGATTTGCCGAAGTTTACGATAATCGGCGCGACGACTAAGACGAGCCTGATCTCCGCTCCTTTACGCGACCGTTTTGGCATGGTTTACCATTTAAATTTTTACGAATTAGATGATATAGAAAAAATAATAAGCCGAAGCGCTTCGATTCTAAACGTTAATATGGGAGAGAATTCCAGCGCCCAAATCGCCCAGCGCTCGCGGCGGACGCCAAGGGTCGCTAACCGGCTTTTAAAGCGGGTCAGGGATTTTTGCGAGGTCAAAGGCGACGGGCTGGTAAACGGCGAAATCTGCCAGGGCGCTTTCGAACTTTTGGAAGTGGACGAGCTGGGGTTGGATAGCGTCGACCGGAAAATACTGGAGATTATTATTGATAAGTTCGGCGGCGGTCCGGTCGGAGTAAATACTTTGGCGGCCGCAACCGGCGAAGATATGGACACGATTGAGGATGTGTATGAGCCCTATCTTTTGCGCCTGGGATTCCTCGACCGTTCAATGCGGGGGAGGGTGGCGACTGATTTGGCTTTCCGGCATCTGGGGCGCGAAAGAAAGGGCCAAAACAAATTGGTATAA